A single genomic interval of Microbacterium oleivorans harbors:
- the nagB gene encoding glucosamine-6-phosphate deaminase, translated as MAEVIIVPSEQEAGRLVGDAIADLITDRPDAVLGLATGSTPLAVYRHLSDRVRRDGVDVSRVRGFALDEYVGLPAGHPESYRRVIEREVVEPVGFDPARIQVPHGDLEGIETAGERYEAAIREAGGIDLQILGIGRTGHIGFNEPGSSLASSTRVKTLTEETRADNARFFDSPEEVPMHCITQGIGTILRARHLVLLAFGAAKAEAVAAAVEGPVSTSAPGSAVQLHPHVTVVVDEAAAASLSQAPYYRHAWANKPAWQGI; from the coding sequence ATGGCAGAAGTCATCATCGTTCCGAGCGAGCAGGAGGCCGGCCGGCTGGTCGGCGACGCGATCGCCGACCTCATCACCGACCGCCCCGACGCCGTCCTCGGCCTGGCCACGGGATCCACCCCGCTCGCGGTCTACCGTCACCTCTCCGATCGTGTGCGGCGCGACGGCGTCGACGTCTCGCGGGTGCGCGGGTTCGCCCTCGACGAGTACGTCGGCCTGCCGGCGGGTCACCCCGAGAGCTACCGACGGGTCATCGAGCGCGAGGTCGTCGAGCCGGTCGGATTCGACCCCGCACGCATCCAGGTGCCGCACGGCGACCTCGAAGGCATCGAGACGGCGGGGGAGAGGTACGAGGCCGCCATCCGCGAGGCCGGCGGCATCGATCTGCAGATCCTCGGCATCGGCCGCACCGGCCACATCGGCTTCAACGAGCCCGGAAGCTCGCTCGCCTCGTCGACCCGGGTCAAGACGCTCACCGAGGAGACCCGCGCCGACAACGCCCGCTTCTTCGACTCGCCCGAGGAGGTGCCGATGCACTGCATCACCCAGGGCATCGGCACGATCCTGCGCGCGCGCCACCTCGTGCTGCTCGCCTTCGGCGCCGCGAAGGCCGAGGCGGTCGCCGCCGCGGTCGAAGGGCCGGTGAGCACGTCGGCGCCGGGATCGGCGGTGCAGCTGCATCCGCACGTGACGGTCGTCGTCGACGAGGCCGCCGCCGCATCGCTCTCGCAGGCTCCGTACTACCGCCACGCCTGGGCGAACAAGCCCGCCTGGCAGGGGATCTGA
- a CDS encoding ROK family transcriptional regulator: MTSTSVAGGTSARPRGRRIRPEDARSNNRRLVLQALHREDGLSRADIARATGLSQVTISDLVAELVDDGLVVESGPGRRTGPGAPSRALALARTARNIVAVSISSGDTFEGVVVDLAGTPLARDIVERRGATGAEALALLGDLVERLIARAEAPVLGVGVSTPGVVDGSGTVRESSHLAWTDVRLRDLLAARTGLPVVVANGLNAAGIGELSQGRLDHDLLLVRIGAGVGAAVIVNGAVVHGRNWTAGELGHVVVTEGSGPVCACGRTGCLEAWLSVPKLEARLAGAADAGAAARVRHEAGACLGIALAPLVATLGLTDVVLSGPAHLLDGILIDAAREAIGSRVLPIVFDDLVVRRTESDGDLRLSGAAALVLSGTLGLT; this comes from the coding sequence ATGACGAGCACGTCTGTGGCCGGCGGAACGAGCGCCCGTCCCCGAGGGCGGCGGATCCGCCCCGAGGACGCGCGCAGCAACAACCGCCGTCTCGTGCTCCAGGCGCTCCACCGCGAAGACGGACTGTCGCGCGCCGACATCGCCCGCGCCACCGGGCTGTCGCAGGTGACGATCTCCGATCTGGTCGCCGAGCTCGTGGACGACGGACTCGTGGTCGAGAGCGGTCCCGGCCGGCGGACCGGGCCCGGCGCCCCCTCACGGGCGCTCGCACTGGCCCGCACGGCGCGCAACATCGTGGCGGTGTCGATCTCGAGCGGCGACACGTTCGAGGGTGTCGTCGTCGACCTCGCCGGGACGCCGCTCGCGCGCGACATCGTCGAGCGCCGCGGTGCGACCGGTGCCGAGGCGCTCGCCTTGCTCGGCGACCTCGTCGAGCGGCTCATCGCCCGCGCCGAAGCGCCGGTGCTGGGCGTCGGCGTCTCCACCCCCGGCGTGGTCGACGGTTCGGGCACGGTGCGCGAGTCCTCCCACCTCGCCTGGACCGACGTGCGCCTCCGCGACCTCCTGGCCGCGCGCACCGGCCTCCCGGTCGTCGTGGCCAACGGTCTCAACGCCGCGGGGATCGGCGAGCTCAGCCAGGGGCGGCTCGACCACGATCTGCTCCTGGTGCGCATCGGCGCCGGCGTCGGCGCGGCCGTCATCGTCAACGGCGCGGTCGTGCACGGGCGCAACTGGACGGCGGGCGAGCTCGGGCACGTCGTCGTGACCGAGGGCTCCGGTCCGGTCTGCGCGTGCGGGCGGACCGGATGCTTGGAGGCGTGGCTCTCGGTGCCGAAGCTCGAGGCGCGCCTGGCCGGGGCCGCCGACGCGGGGGCCGCCGCGCGCGTGCGGCACGAGGCCGGCGCGTGCCTGGGCATCGCCCTGGCGCCGCTGGTCGCCACCCTCGGGCTCACCGACGTGGTCCTCAGCGGGCCCGCCCACCTGCTCGACGGCATCCTCATCGACGCCGCGAGGGAGGCGATCGGATCCCGCGTACTGCCGATCGTCTTCGACGACCTCGTCGTGCGGCGCACCGAGAGCGACGGCGACCTGCGCCTGAGCGGCGCGGCCGCCCTCGTGCTGTCGGGCACTCTCGGCCTCACCTGA
- the nagE gene encoding N-acetylglucosamine-specific PTS transporter subunit IIBC, whose amino-acid sequence MKFFQRLGRSIMLPVAVLPVAAILVGISQWITAAAGDNIVSTFLATAGGALLDNMALLFAIGISIGMANKSDGTSALAGLVSWLTVTTLLSPATVAKFVGVEDVATVDPAFGRVENVFVGIICGLIGAWAYNRFKDVKLPDALSFFSGKRSVAIVTAGVSLLFAIVLLFVWPVVYTGLVIFGEWISTLGPVGAGIYGFLNRLLIPLGLHHALNSVFWFDVAGINDLNNFLNGANGDGVFGVTGQYMTGFFPIMMFGLPGAALAMYVTAKTKRKKAVAGILLSSAVAAFFVGITEPLEFAFMFLAPWLYLVHAAFTGISLFIAALLPTRMGFGFSAGFIDLVLGWMNPLAQNPWLIPVMGVFWFAVYFVVFRFLILKFRLKTPGREDDDVLDADTGDAAGVARDAGFAGTAERFVAALGGKDNIVQLDNCATRLRLEVADTSRVDGDALKRAGAAGTITSGAKSVQVVYGLNVQFVKDAMEDVLAGRAVEPGVRTAVAEAPRTAGAPDVVRLRQPVAGEVRPLTEVPDAMFADGTMGPGVAIEPSGDTVVAPSDGTVTTVFPTGHAIGLTLADGTELLIHVGIDTVELKGSGFQALVQQGESVHAGRPLLRFDAAVIRSAGYAAITPVIVLNNPDATIAFE is encoded by the coding sequence ATGAAGTTCTTCCAACGACTCGGCAGGTCGATCATGCTGCCCGTCGCCGTCCTGCCCGTCGCCGCGATCCTCGTGGGCATCAGCCAGTGGATCACCGCGGCGGCCGGAGACAACATCGTCTCGACGTTCCTGGCCACCGCCGGCGGCGCGCTGCTCGACAACATGGCTCTGCTGTTCGCGATCGGCATCTCGATCGGCATGGCCAACAAGTCCGACGGCACCTCCGCCCTCGCCGGACTCGTGTCGTGGCTCACCGTCACGACGCTGCTGAGCCCGGCGACCGTGGCGAAGTTCGTGGGCGTCGAGGACGTCGCCACCGTCGACCCCGCCTTCGGCCGGGTCGAGAACGTCTTCGTCGGGATCATCTGCGGCCTGATCGGCGCGTGGGCGTACAACCGCTTCAAGGACGTCAAGCTGCCCGACGCCCTGTCGTTCTTCTCCGGCAAGCGCTCCGTCGCGATCGTGACGGCCGGCGTCTCGCTGCTCTTCGCGATCGTGCTGCTGTTCGTATGGCCGGTCGTCTACACGGGCCTGGTCATCTTCGGCGAGTGGATCTCGACCCTCGGGCCCGTCGGCGCGGGCATCTACGGCTTCCTCAACCGCCTGCTGATCCCCCTCGGACTCCACCACGCCCTCAACTCGGTGTTCTGGTTCGACGTCGCGGGCATCAACGACCTCAACAACTTCCTGAACGGCGCGAACGGCGACGGGGTGTTCGGGGTCACCGGTCAGTACATGACCGGGTTCTTCCCGATCATGATGTTCGGCCTGCCGGGCGCCGCCCTGGCGATGTACGTCACCGCGAAGACCAAGCGCAAGAAGGCCGTCGCCGGCATCCTGCTCTCGTCCGCCGTCGCTGCCTTCTTCGTCGGCATCACCGAGCCGCTCGAGTTCGCCTTCATGTTCCTCGCGCCCTGGCTCTACCTCGTGCACGCCGCCTTCACCGGCATCTCGCTGTTCATCGCCGCCCTGCTCCCCACGCGCATGGGCTTCGGATTCTCAGCGGGATTCATCGACCTCGTGCTGGGCTGGATGAACCCGCTCGCGCAGAACCCGTGGCTGATCCCGGTGATGGGCGTCTTCTGGTTCGCGGTGTACTTCGTCGTGTTCCGATTCCTGATCCTGAAGTTCCGACTCAAGACGCCGGGTCGTGAGGACGACGACGTGCTCGACGCCGACACCGGGGATGCGGCGGGCGTGGCACGCGACGCCGGATTCGCCGGGACCGCCGAGCGGTTCGTCGCGGCGCTGGGCGGCAAGGACAACATCGTCCAGCTCGACAACTGCGCCACCCGCCTGCGGCTCGAGGTGGCCGACACCTCACGCGTCGACGGCGACGCCCTCAAGCGGGCCGGCGCCGCGGGCACGATCACCTCGGGCGCGAAGTCGGTGCAGGTCGTCTACGGCCTGAACGTGCAGTTCGTCAAGGACGCGATGGAGGACGTGCTGGCCGGCCGCGCGGTCGAGCCCGGCGTCCGCACCGCCGTCGCAGAGGCGCCGCGCACGGCGGGCGCCCCGGACGTCGTACGCCTGCGGCAGCCCGTGGCCGGCGAAGTGCGGCCCCTGACGGAGGTGCCCGACGCGATGTTCGCCGACGGCACGATGGGGCCGGGGGTCGCGATCGAGCCGAGCGGCGACACGGTGGTCGCGCCCTCCGACGGCACCGTTACGACGGTCTTCCCGACCGGACACGCGATCGGGTTGACCCTCGCCGACGGCACCGAGCTGCTCATCCACGTCGGCATCGACACCGTCGAGCTGAAGGGCTCCGGCTTCCAGGCGCTCGTGCAGCAAGGTGAGAGCGTTCACGCCGGACGCCCCCTCCTGCGCTTCGACGCCGCGGTGATCCGTTCGGCCGGCTATGCGGCGATCACGCCCGTGATCGTGCTGAACAACCCCGACGCGACGATCGCGTTCGAGTGA
- a CDS encoding zinc-binding alcohol dehydrogenase, translated as MNAAGTPEWVVREDAAPPAVVALYLRQVLGVRSPDELPHLRGVEAAPPERPADEQIELERQWRAYWAMTVEPLAHPSPVPLDLVAGYDTLVALPTEGFALLEREMLPHAAAAVSFAREVQARYAARTEASGGVAYRAYAGALAQHERRVGRRAHSFELNVQVLPLAQRGVWWIGSLTIAVTDGLRSDIVAFDAAIAPIIAEIA; from the coding sequence ATGAATGCGGCGGGGACACCGGAGTGGGTGGTGCGGGAGGATGCCGCGCCACCGGCGGTCGTCGCGCTCTACCTGCGCCAGGTGCTGGGTGTGCGTTCTCCGGACGAGCTGCCGCACCTGCGCGGTGTCGAGGCCGCGCCGCCGGAGCGTCCGGCCGACGAGCAGATCGAGCTCGAACGGCAGTGGCGGGCGTACTGGGCGATGACGGTCGAACCGCTCGCCCACCCGTCACCGGTGCCGCTCGACCTCGTCGCCGGATACGACACGCTCGTGGCGCTGCCGACCGAGGGCTTCGCACTGCTCGAACGCGAGATGCTGCCCCATGCGGCCGCAGCCGTCTCTTTCGCCCGCGAGGTCCAGGCTCGGTACGCGGCGCGTACCGAGGCCTCGGGCGGCGTCGCCTACCGCGCGTACGCCGGGGCGCTCGCCCAGCATGAGCGCCGAGTCGGCCGGCGCGCCCATTCGTTCGAGCTGAACGTGCAGGTCCTGCCGCTGGCGCAGCGGGGCGTCTGGTGGATCGGGTCACTCACCATCGCCGTCACCGACGGCCTGCGCAGCGACATCGTCGCCTTCGACGCGGCGATCGCGCCGATCATCGCGGAGATCGCCTGA
- a CDS encoding potassium transporter Trk, with protein sequence MAEQITERVESARVRRVPKYSVFLLLGAAAGIIAALALTFGVSDDGVSVSTGLEYSAGQVFGFIALGAIPLGMALGGVVALILDRSARRRSREVRIVHERVRTSDDV encoded by the coding sequence ATGGCTGAGCAGATCACCGAACGGGTCGAGTCGGCGCGCGTGCGTCGTGTGCCCAAGTACAGTGTGTTCCTCCTGCTCGGCGCGGCGGCGGGCATCATCGCGGCCCTCGCCCTCACCTTCGGCGTCTCGGACGACGGGGTGAGCGTCAGCACCGGTCTGGAGTACTCAGCGGGTCAGGTCTTCGGGTTCATCGCGCTCGGCGCGATCCCGCTCGGGATGGCGCTCGGGGGCGTGGTCGCGCTCATCCTCGACCGGTCCGCGCGCCGCCGCTCGCGCGAGGTGCGGATCGTGCACGAGCGCGTCCGCACGTCCGACGACGTCTGA
- a CDS encoding heme ABC transporter ATP-binding protein — protein MSVVLRARGVSAEVGGRRVLDGIDLELRAGEVLVLVGPNGAGKSTLLAVLAGDRAPHGGSVELDGAVLDAWPVAERARRRSVLTQSNDVSFPFIAHDVVRMGRAPWRRRPEAARDDLAVAEAVVAGEVGHLADRPVTGLSGGERARVAFARSYAQECRIALLDEPTASLDIRHQHRVLDRTRRRVAAGGAAIVVLHDLGLAAAYGDRIALLEDGRLAAHGTPREVLEPAILTRVYRHPIDVVEGPRGALLVLADSGAADRSGDRPPSAPLQTSTEERTP, from the coding sequence ATGAGCGTCGTCCTGCGCGCCCGGGGCGTGTCGGCCGAGGTCGGTGGACGGCGCGTGCTCGACGGCATCGATCTCGAACTGCGGGCCGGGGAGGTCCTCGTCCTGGTCGGGCCCAACGGTGCCGGAAAATCGACCCTCCTCGCCGTGCTCGCCGGGGACCGCGCCCCGCACGGGGGGTCGGTCGAGCTCGACGGCGCGGTCCTCGACGCGTGGCCGGTCGCCGAGCGTGCTCGCAGGCGATCGGTGCTGACCCAGAGCAACGACGTGTCGTTCCCCTTCATCGCGCACGACGTCGTCCGCATGGGACGCGCGCCCTGGCGTCGCCGCCCCGAGGCCGCGCGGGACGACCTCGCGGTGGCGGAGGCCGTCGTCGCGGGAGAGGTCGGGCATCTCGCGGATCGGCCGGTGACCGGTCTCTCGGGCGGAGAACGGGCACGCGTCGCCTTCGCGCGCTCGTACGCCCAGGAGTGCCGGATCGCGCTGCTGGACGAACCGACGGCGAGCCTCGACATCCGTCATCAGCACCGGGTGCTCGATCGTACGCGTCGGCGGGTCGCTGCCGGTGGCGCCGCGATCGTCGTCCTGCACGACCTCGGCCTCGCCGCCGCCTACGGCGACCGCATCGCCCTGCTCGAGGACGGTCGCCTCGCCGCCCACGGAACGCCGCGCGAGGTGCTCGAACCCGCGATCCTGACGCGGGTCTACCGGCATCCGATCGACGTCGTCGAGGGCCCGCGCGGCGCGTTGCTCGTCCTGGCCGACAGCGGCGCGGCCGACCGTTCCGGCGATCGCCCGCCGTCCGCCCCCCTGCAGACATCGACCGAGGAGCGCACCCCATGA
- a CDS encoding FecCD family ABC transporter permease, with amino-acid sequence MSLALVALAVVSAGSGQLVIPPDQVVGAFARAWNDAVSAAGLGALSVPDGAAMTHVNGEATLWLIRMPRLIMAVLVGATLATAGVVMQGVFRNPLAEPGVIGISSGAAVGASAAIVFGLTFAGPLTLPLLAFAGGLAATVIVYSSARADGRTEVVTLVLTGIAVNAVGGAAIALFTYLGSTQEREQIVFWQLGSLNGTRWQDLAIVAPLAIVGIVACFFFAGSLDLLALGERQAEHLGVRVERLRVAAIVVIALLTCAAVAFVGIIGFVGLVVPHLMRMILGPAHRLLLPACALGGAVLLLAADLVARTAIPGSELPIGMLTALIGGPFFFWLLRRTRRRSGGWG; translated from the coding sequence ATGTCGCTCGCCCTCGTCGCGCTGGCGGTGGTGTCGGCCGGCAGCGGTCAGCTCGTGATCCCTCCCGACCAGGTCGTGGGGGCATTCGCGCGCGCCTGGAACGACGCGGTGAGCGCGGCGGGGCTCGGCGCCCTGTCGGTGCCCGACGGCGCGGCGATGACGCATGTCAACGGCGAGGCGACGTTGTGGCTCATCCGGATGCCGCGGCTGATCATGGCCGTGCTCGTGGGCGCGACCCTCGCCACCGCCGGGGTCGTGATGCAGGGGGTCTTCCGCAACCCGCTCGCCGAGCCCGGCGTGATCGGCATCTCCTCGGGTGCCGCGGTCGGCGCGTCCGCTGCGATCGTCTTCGGGCTCACCTTCGCGGGCCCCCTCACGCTGCCGCTGCTGGCCTTCGCCGGCGGGCTCGCCGCCACGGTGATCGTGTACTCCTCCGCGCGAGCCGACGGGCGCACCGAGGTCGTCACCCTCGTGCTCACCGGCATCGCGGTCAACGCCGTCGGCGGGGCCGCCATCGCGCTGTTCACCTACCTCGGCTCGACGCAGGAGCGCGAGCAGATCGTGTTCTGGCAGCTCGGGTCGCTCAACGGCACGCGCTGGCAGGACCTCGCGATCGTCGCGCCGCTGGCGATCGTCGGCATCGTCGCCTGCTTCTTCTTCGCCGGCAGTCTCGACCTGCTCGCCCTCGGCGAGCGGCAGGCCGAGCATCTCGGTGTGCGCGTCGAACGGCTCCGCGTGGCGGCCATCGTCGTCATCGCGCTGCTCACGTGCGCCGCGGTCGCCTTCGTCGGCATCATCGGGTTCGTCGGGCTGGTCGTGCCGCACCTCATGCGGATGATCCTCGGACCGGCGCACCGGCTGCTGCTGCCCGCCTGCGCCCTCGGCGGCGCGGTGCTGCTGCTGGCGGCAGACCTCGTGGCGCGTACCGCGATTCCGGGTTCGGAGCTGCCCATCGGCATGCTCACCGCACTGATCGGCGGACCCTTCTTCTTCTGGCTGCTCCGCCGTACCCGCCGCCGATCGGGAGGCTGGGGATGA
- a CDS encoding heme/hemin ABC transporter substrate-binding protein, which translates to MRPRRSRAIGALAVALAAALMLSSCDATAPGGGADAAATPPLSEVTPLSDPAAWEGPSTAVAAHTAVEPITDGPQALPATVVDAQGTEVTVTDTSRILTLDIYGSLSRIVFELGLGESVVARDTSSGFAEAAGLPVVTENGHDLNAEAILDAAPTVILTDTSLGPWDTILQMRDAGIPVVVVDSHRSLENIGDLVQQVAGALGVAERGTALAARTMAEVDAKIAEIAAIAPADPAEKLRMMFLYVRGQSGVYYLFGEESGADSLIEALGGVDVAGEIGWQGMRPVTDEALVDANPDLLIMMTKGLESVGGVDGLVEHLPAVAQTDAGRHRRIVDMSDTTVLSFGPAAAGVLDALAVAVYAPEAAG; encoded by the coding sequence ATGAGGCCGAGACGTTCCCGTGCGATCGGCGCGCTCGCCGTGGCGCTCGCCGCTGCGCTGATGCTGTCGTCGTGCGACGCCACCGCGCCGGGCGGCGGAGCGGATGCGGCAGCGACGCCCCCGCTGTCGGAGGTCACCCCGCTGTCCGACCCGGCCGCGTGGGAGGGGCCGTCGACCGCGGTCGCCGCGCACACGGCGGTCGAGCCGATCACCGACGGCCCGCAGGCTCTTCCGGCCACCGTGGTCGACGCGCAGGGCACCGAGGTGACGGTGACCGACACCTCCCGCATCCTCACGCTCGACATCTACGGATCGCTGTCGCGGATCGTGTTCGAGCTCGGACTGGGCGAATCGGTGGTCGCGCGCGACACCTCCAGCGGCTTCGCTGAGGCCGCCGGGCTGCCCGTCGTCACCGAGAACGGCCACGACCTCAACGCCGAGGCGATCCTGGATGCCGCACCGACGGTCATCCTCACCGACACGAGCCTCGGCCCGTGGGACACCATCCTGCAGATGCGCGATGCGGGCATCCCGGTCGTCGTGGTCGACTCCCATCGCTCGCTCGAGAACATCGGCGACCTCGTGCAGCAGGTCGCCGGCGCTCTCGGCGTGGCGGAGCGCGGCACGGCGCTGGCCGCACGGACGATGGCGGAGGTCGACGCGAAGATCGCCGAGATCGCGGCGATCGCTCCCGCGGATCCGGCGGAGAAGCTGCGGATGATGTTCCTGTACGTGCGGGGCCAGTCGGGCGTGTACTACCTCTTCGGCGAGGAGTCCGGCGCCGACAGCCTGATCGAGGCGCTCGGCGGCGTCGACGTCGCCGGTGAGATCGGATGGCAGGGCATGCGTCCGGTCACCGACGAGGCGCTCGTCGATGCGAATCCCGACCTGCTCATCATGATGACCAAGGGACTCGAGTCGGTCGGCGGCGTCGACGGGCTGGTGGAGCATCTGCCCGCGGTCGCGCAGACCGACGCCGGACGCCACCGTCGCATCGTCGACATGTCCGACACGACGGTGCTGAGCTTCGGCCCCGCCGCCGCCGGCGTGCTCGACGCGCTCGCCGTCGCCGTCTACGCGCCCGAGGCCGCCGGGTGA
- a CDS encoding DUF916 domain-containing protein translates to MTARRRIRSLLALALAGALAVTGSLTAAAAEAGTRAASGATGTIGWTVETADNDNGVGRGNFTYDVEPGAVISDTMVVVNTGTQALPLAVYAADAFTTSSGDIDVLVDGTPSIGAGTWVAIGTPAVELLPGQQADIAFTISVPADARPGDHAAGIVTSLVTTDASQSLSVDRRLGTRVNLRVAGELSPAAAIADVSTAYTPSWNPFAAGTLTVSYALENPGNTRITGVETLAVAGPLGLFGADTAPAQLREIIPGSVVEVTRELPVMSLGWVGGTLTVTPEGVGLGTGSVAPVTVDVGTVALPWSLYALLVLAAAIVAGGLLVLRRARRARLTAAGAAAP, encoded by the coding sequence GTGACCGCTCGCCGCCGCATCCGCTCGCTTCTCGCCCTGGCCCTGGCCGGGGCCCTCGCCGTCACGGGGTCACTCACCGCCGCCGCAGCCGAGGCCGGAACGAGGGCCGCATCCGGGGCGACCGGCACGATCGGGTGGACCGTCGAGACCGCCGACAACGACAACGGCGTCGGCCGCGGCAACTTCACCTACGACGTCGAGCCGGGCGCCGTCATCAGCGACACCATGGTCGTCGTCAACACCGGCACGCAGGCACTGCCGCTGGCGGTCTACGCGGCCGACGCCTTCACCACCTCGAGCGGCGACATCGACGTACTCGTCGACGGCACCCCGTCCATCGGGGCCGGCACCTGGGTCGCCATCGGCACCCCCGCCGTCGAGCTCCTGCCCGGCCAACAGGCAGACATCGCGTTCACCATCTCGGTCCCCGCCGACGCGCGGCCGGGCGATCACGCGGCGGGCATCGTCACCTCCCTCGTCACCACCGACGCCTCGCAGTCGTTGTCGGTGGACCGCCGGCTCGGCACCCGGGTGAACCTGCGCGTCGCCGGTGAGCTGAGCCCCGCCGCGGCCATCGCCGACGTCTCGACCGCCTACACGCCGTCGTGGAACCCCTTCGCCGCCGGCACCCTCACCGTGTCGTATGCCCTCGAGAACCCCGGCAACACGCGCATCACTGGTGTCGAGACCCTCGCGGTCGCGGGACCGCTCGGCCTCTTCGGAGCGGACACCGCGCCCGCGCAGCTGCGCGAGATCATTCCGGGCTCGGTCGTGGAGGTCACCCGCGAGCTGCCGGTGATGTCCCTCGGGTGGGTCGGCGGCACGCTCACGGTCACCCCCGAAGGCGTGGGGCTCGGCACCGGATCGGTCGCGCCGGTGACCGTCGACGTCGGCACCGTCGCGCTGCCGTGGAGCCTCTACGCGCTGCTGGTGCTCGCGGCGGCGATCGTCGCCGGTGGGCTGCTCGTGCTGCGCCGCGCCAGGCGGGCCCGGCTCACGGCCGCAGGGGCAGCAGCGCCGTGA
- a CDS encoding sterol carrier family protein yields the protein MARSILTADGRAALAAVATAEASGDKPARTDLATAVRYLLQLLVEKAPGNSVEMRVPPFGAVQVVEGPRHTRGTPPNVVETDAATWIALATGELAWSDAAAAGRLRASGTRADLTALLPLRP from the coding sequence ATGGCCCGCAGCATCCTCACCGCCGACGGCCGCGCCGCGCTCGCTGCGGTCGCGACTGCCGAGGCTTCCGGCGACAAACCCGCCCGCACCGACCTGGCCACGGCCGTGCGCTACCTGTTGCAACTGCTCGTCGAGAAAGCGCCGGGCAATTCGGTCGAGATGCGCGTACCGCCGTTCGGTGCGGTGCAGGTGGTCGAGGGCCCGCGTCACACGCGCGGGACCCCGCCGAACGTCGTCGAGACGGATGCCGCGACCTGGATCGCGCTGGCCACCGGCGAGCTCGCGTGGTCGGATGCCGCTGCGGCGGGCCGACTGCGCGCGTCGGGCACCCGGGCCGACCTCACGGCGCTGCTGCCCCTGCGGCCGTGA
- the purD gene encoding phosphoribosylamine--glycine ligase, whose protein sequence is MKILVLGSGAREHAIILALAAEGAGHELLAAPGNAGIARDAELVPGLDPNDPVGVTEFAGSANIDLVVIGPEAPLIAGVADALRERGVPVFGPGKVAAQLEGSKAFAKRVMDDAGVPTGRAVRARSRAEVETALDQLGAPHVVKADGLAAGKGVIVTDDREAALAHADTYLPSGPVLIEEFLAGPEVSLFFVSDGDTVRALSPAQDYKRAYDGDAGPNTGGMGAYSPLPWLADRFGSEEAFVAEVTRTVADPVIRHLDSEGTPFIGLLYAGLILTEGGIKVIEFNARFGDPETQVVLARLTSSLSELLMAAASGRLESEPDPTFSSEAAVTVVLASEGYPEQPLTGRVLSGLDAAAAVDGVHLAHAATAETTDGLVATGGRVLNVVALGADFTEARDRAYRALSQISLEGSHHRTDIAARVAE, encoded by the coding sequence GTGAAGATCCTGGTCCTCGGCTCGGGCGCGCGCGAGCACGCCATCATCCTCGCTCTCGCCGCGGAGGGAGCGGGCCACGAACTGCTGGCGGCGCCCGGCAACGCCGGGATCGCCCGAGACGCCGAGCTCGTGCCGGGCCTCGACCCGAATGACCCGGTGGGGGTCACGGAGTTCGCCGGCAGCGCCAACATCGACCTCGTCGTGATCGGGCCGGAAGCACCGCTGATCGCGGGCGTCGCCGACGCGTTGCGCGAGCGCGGCGTCCCCGTGTTCGGGCCCGGCAAGGTCGCCGCTCAGCTCGAGGGCTCGAAGGCCTTCGCCAAGCGCGTGATGGACGACGCGGGCGTCCCCACCGGCCGCGCGGTGCGCGCTCGCAGCCGCGCAGAGGTCGAGACCGCGCTCGATCAGCTGGGGGCTCCTCACGTCGTCAAGGCCGACGGCCTGGCCGCCGGCAAGGGCGTGATCGTCACCGACGACCGCGAGGCCGCCCTTGCGCACGCCGACACCTATCTTCCGAGCGGACCGGTGCTCATCGAGGAGTTCCTCGCCGGCCCCGAGGTGTCGCTGTTCTTCGTCTCGGACGGCGACACCGTCCGCGCGCTCAGCCCGGCGCAGGACTACAAGCGCGCGTACGACGGCGACGCCGGCCCGAACACCGGCGGCATGGGCGCCTACTCGCCGTTGCCGTGGCTCGCCGATCGGTTCGGCAGCGAGGAGGCCTTCGTCGCCGAGGTCACCCGCACAGTCGCCGACCCGGTCATCCGGCATCTCGATTCCGAGGGCACCCCCTTCATCGGGCTGCTGTACGCAGGCCTCATCCTCACCGAGGGCGGCATCAAGGTCATCGAGTTCAACGCCCGTTTCGGCGACCCCGAGACCCAGGTCGTGCTCGCGCGGCTGACGTCGTCGCTGTCGGAGCTGCTGATGGCCGCGGCGAGCGGACGTCTCGAGAGCGAGCCCGACCCGACCTTCTCGTCCGAGGCCGCGGTCACCGTCGTGCTCGCGAGCGAGGGTTACCCGGAGCAGCCGCTGACGGGGCGTGTCCTGTCCGGCCTCGACGCCGCCGCGGCCGTCGACGGCGTGCATCTGGCGCACGCGGCGACGGCCGAGACGACCGACGGTCTCGTGGCGACGGGCGGACGCGTCCTGAACGTCGTCGCCCTCGGCGCCGACTTCACCGAAGCCCGCGACCGCGCCTACCGCGCTCTCTCGCAGATCTCTCTCGAGGGCTCGCACCACCGCACCGACATCGCCGCGCGCGTCGCCGAGTAG